From the genome of Haemophilus parainfluenzae, one region includes:
- a CDS encoding pilus assembly protein PilM yields the protein MGIAHRKQRKHQIGVSKQQDNLYFVWLDEFHKVQSICLNGQQKDIFSQLLPHLPQKTNQCCFIGAISPHLTWSKTLILPQTLNAQECEQQCRFILQKELPIPLDELWFDYLTTPLKQGFRLDITAIRKESANAELAKYLPLKLTALDLLNHSILRAFYAILGQEPTNALFLYQDQQGCLAVCERLQQRQVLQSQSDLSELYQQFIQRFPETIEQIYVYQTPDILNSRTIELLPQDWLRIETDLPFIALGNALWQTDLKLVDLSSKMTALLTPSNRESGDVKP from the coding sequence ATGGGAATTGCTCATAGAAAGCAGCGAAAACACCAAATTGGTGTGAGTAAACAACAAGATAACCTCTATTTTGTTTGGCTAGATGAATTCCACAAAGTTCAATCTATTTGCTTGAATGGACAACAAAAGGACATTTTTTCCCAGTTATTGCCTCATTTACCACAAAAAACGAACCAATGTTGTTTTATCGGCGCCATTTCACCCCATTTAACTTGGTCTAAGACGCTTATTTTACCGCAAACACTCAATGCTCAGGAGTGTGAACAACAATGTCGTTTCATTTTGCAAAAAGAATTACCGATTCCGTTGGATGAATTATGGTTTGATTATCTGACCACGCCATTAAAACAAGGTTTTCGTTTGGATATCACGGCGATTCGAAAAGAAAGTGCCAATGCAGAATTAGCAAAATATTTGCCGCTAAAATTGACCGCACTTGATTTACTGAATCACAGCATTTTGCGTGCATTTTATGCCATTTTAGGGCAAGAGCCGACGAACGCCTTGTTTTTATATCAAGATCAACAAGGTTGTCTCGCCGTTTGTGAACGCTTACAACAACGACAAGTCTTGCAATCTCAAAGTGATTTATCTGAGCTTTATCAACAATTTATCCAGCGTTTTCCTGAAACGATAGAACAGATTTATGTGTATCAAACGCCCGATATATTAAATTCACGCACAATCGAATTACTGCCTCAGGATTGGCTGCGAATTGAAACAGATTTACCTTTTATCGCTTTAGGCAATGCACTCTGGCAAACCGATTTAAAGCTAGTGGATTTATCCTCAAAAATGACCGCACTTTTGACTCCAAGTAATCGGGAGAGTGGTGATGTTAAGCCTTAA
- a CDS encoding PilN domain-containing protein, which translates to MLSLNLLPWRLEQHQKAFRRFIWQGLIWLACSVLIVVGLNQLNEQQGQALSQTKEKLTQITHQVHQKRIQVQQLQSNLKELNELTEMETEYVYRMLNLLTELPLQQGELDEFTLNAKQVVLSGMTENQQEFEAIHQFLKRHFTEVNLTKFQPVQQQLFFQFDIHLSEPVQ; encoded by the coding sequence ATGTTAAGCCTTAATCTATTGCCTTGGCGCTTAGAACAACATCAAAAGGCTTTTCGTCGTTTTATATGGCAAGGTTTAATTTGGTTAGCTTGCTCAGTGTTGATTGTCGTTGGATTGAACCAACTCAATGAACAACAAGGGCAAGCCCTAAGTCAGACAAAAGAAAAACTGACACAAATTACTCATCAAGTTCATCAGAAACGCATTCAAGTTCAGCAACTACAAAGTAACTTAAAAGAACTGAATGAGCTGACAGAAATGGAGACGGAATATGTGTATCGAATGCTTAATTTATTAACTGAGTTGCCCTTACAACAAGGTGAGTTAGATGAATTTACGCTCAATGCGAAGCAAGTTGTCCTTTCTGGCATGACGGAAAATCAACAAGAATTTGAAGCAATACATCAATTTCTTAAACGCCATTTTACCGAGGTTAATTTAACCAAGTTTCAACCGGTGCAACAACAGTTATTCTTTCAGTTTGATATTCATTTATCGGAGCCTGTGCAATGA
- a CDS encoding pilus assembly protein PilP encodes MKKFFLILIAFFSVSSFSQDPFDRKQREQTEYPKEGLTLPPVSTCVYSVPRLAEERPLAQLHIVGVLQYGKQAEVLFNDDGHILLVQVGQRIGQEGYLIEKVSKDSVTLQGYKAGQCEQTTSIIMRF; translated from the coding sequence ATGAAAAAGTTCTTCTTAATCTTGATAGCGTTTTTTTCTGTATCGTCATTTTCGCAAGATCCTTTTGATCGTAAACAAAGAGAACAAACCGAATATCCAAAAGAGGGGCTCACCCTACCGCCAGTGTCGACTTGCGTATATTCGGTGCCGAGACTGGCGGAGGAACGCCCATTGGCTCAGCTACATATTGTAGGTGTCTTGCAATACGGTAAACAGGCAGAAGTGTTATTTAATGATGATGGGCATATTTTGTTGGTTCAAGTCGGGCAGAGAATTGGACAGGAAGGCTATTTAATCGAAAAAGTGAGTAAAGACAGCGTGACGCTTCAAGGTTATAAAGCTGGGCAATGTGAACAAACGACCTCAATCATAATGAGATTTTAA
- a CDS encoding type IV pilus secretin PilQ: MVKQKIKTKCGQFLMCFLILWTTYSAAENRVFSLRLKQAPMVATLQQVALEQNANLMIDDELEGTLSLQLDNVDFDRLLRSVAKIKGLSFYQENNIYYLGKPSQHEQYAEKMTEPMAISGEGLPSETPLVSTTVKLHFAKASDVMKSLTTGSGSLLSPSGTIAFDDRSNVLLIQDDARSVKNIKKLIAELDKPIEQIVIEARIVTITDESLKELGVRWGIFNPTEAAHRVGGSLDANGFSNISNNLNVNFATTVTPAGSLALQVAKINGRLLDLELTALERENNVEIIASPRLLTTNKKSASIKQGTEIPYVVTNGKNDTQSVEFREAVLGLEVTPHISKDNNILLDLLVSQNSPGNRVAYGQNEVVSIDKQEINTQVFAKDGETIVLGGVFHDTITKGVDKVPLLGDIPGIKRLFSKESERHQKRELVIFVTPHILKQGERMEMAKKEKHFKQVEKVKK; this comes from the coding sequence ATGGTAAAGCAGAAAATAAAAACAAAGTGCGGTCAGTTTTTAATGTGTTTTTTGATCCTATGGACAACGTACTCAGCGGCAGAAAATCGCGTCTTTTCACTTCGATTAAAACAGGCGCCAATGGTAGCAACTCTCCAGCAGGTTGCTCTTGAGCAAAATGCCAATTTAATGATTGATGATGAGCTAGAAGGAACGCTTTCATTGCAATTAGATAACGTGGATTTTGATCGTTTATTGCGTTCTGTGGCAAAAATCAAAGGGCTCTCTTTTTATCAAGAAAATAATATTTATTATTTGGGTAAGCCTTCTCAACATGAACAATATGCAGAGAAAATGACAGAACCTATGGCAATTAGCGGAGAAGGTTTGCCTAGTGAAACACCACTTGTGAGTACAACGGTTAAACTGCATTTTGCCAAGGCCTCTGATGTGATGAAATCTTTAACAACTGGTAGTGGTTCTTTGCTTTCACCTAGCGGCACGATTGCATTTGATGACCGAAGCAATGTATTACTGATTCAGGATGATGCACGTTCTGTCAAAAATATCAAAAAGTTAATCGCAGAGTTGGATAAACCCATTGAGCAAATCGTGATTGAGGCACGTATTGTGACGATTACTGATGAAAGCCTAAAAGAATTAGGTGTGCGTTGGGGCATTTTTAATCCTACTGAGGCAGCCCATCGAGTGGGTGGCAGTTTAGATGCGAACGGGTTTAGCAATATCAGTAATAATTTAAATGTGAATTTTGCGACAACGGTCACGCCAGCTGGCTCATTAGCTCTTCAAGTAGCTAAAATTAATGGTCGATTATTAGACCTAGAATTGACCGCACTTGAACGTGAAAATAACGTAGAAATTATTGCAAGCCCTCGCTTACTTACTACCAACAAGAAAAGCGCAAGCATCAAACAAGGGACAGAAATTCCTTATGTGGTGACAAATGGGAAAAATGACACTCAATCAGTGGAATTTCGAGAAGCGGTGTTGGGATTAGAAGTGACACCACATATTTCGAAGGATAATAATATTTTATTGGATTTATTAGTGAGTCAAAATTCTCCAGGGAATCGAGTGGCTTATGGGCAAAATGAAGTGGTATCCATTGATAAACAAGAAATTAATACGCAAGTGTTTGCCAAAGATGGCGAAACAATTGTATTAGGTGGTGTATTTCACGATACGATCACGAAAGGTGTCGATAAAGTACCATTATTGGGCGATATTCCAGGTATTAAGCGCTTATTTAGTAAGGAAAGTGAACGTCATCAAAAACGCGAACTCGTCATTTTTGTGACACCTCATATTTTAAAACAAGGTGAAAGAATGGAAATGGCTAAGAAAGAAAAGCATTTTAAGCAAGTTGAAAAAGTGAAAAAATAA
- a CDS encoding ComF family protein: MFSHFFQFSCVHCKRSIHLGRNGLCSRCQKQIKTFPYCGRCGSPLQHYAMGCGHCLKNEPAWDRIVIIGHYLEPLSSLIHRFKFQKQFWLDRSLSRLLYLAVREARRTHGLSLPQAIIPVPLYHFRQWQRGYNQADLLANWLSRWCDVPNSHHVVKRIKHTHTQRGLTAKDRRQNLRNAFAVNTKKPFPYERVALVDDVITTGSTLAEIAKQLRKLGVKEIQVWGLARA, from the coding sequence ATGTTTTCCCATTTTTTTCAGTTTAGCTGTGTGCATTGCAAGCGATCTATTCATCTTGGGCGAAATGGATTGTGCAGTCGATGTCAGAAGCAGATTAAAACTTTCCCTTATTGTGGGCGATGTGGTTCACCCTTGCAGCATTATGCAATGGGCTGTGGACATTGTTTGAAAAATGAACCTGCTTGGGATCGCATTGTGATCATTGGGCATTACCTCGAACCGCTTTCTTCACTTATTCATCGTTTTAAATTCCAAAAACAGTTTTGGTTAGATCGGAGTTTATCGCGTTTACTTTATCTTGCGGTGCGAGAGGCGAGACGAACGCATGGACTATCTCTGCCACAGGCGATTATTCCAGTACCGTTATATCATTTTCGACAGTGGCAACGGGGCTACAACCAAGCTGATTTATTAGCGAATTGGCTGAGCCGTTGGTGTGATGTACCTAACAGTCATCATGTGGTGAAACGGATTAAACATACCCACACTCAGCGAGGTTTAACGGCGAAAGATCGACGACAAAACCTTAGAAATGCTTTTGCAGTGAATACCAAAAAGCCTTTTCCTTATGAACGTGTAGCGTTGGTGGATGATGTGATTACAACCGGCTCAACGTTGGCAGAGATAGCCAAACAACTTCGAAAATTAGGTGTAAAAGAAATTCAAGTATGGGGCTTAGCTCGAGCCTAA
- the nfuA gene encoding Fe-S biogenesis protein NfuA, producing MEQIFISEAAQAHFRKLLDTQEEGTNIRIFVVNPGTPGAECGVSYCPLNSVEATDTEMKYDTFSAFVDEISLPFLEDAEIDYVTEELGAQLTLKAPNAKMRKVADDAPLIERVEYVIQTQINPQLASHGGKITLIEITDDGYAVLQFGGGCNGCSMVDVTLKDGVEKQLVSLFPNELKGARDVTEHQRGEHSYY from the coding sequence ATGGAACAAATTTTTATTTCAGAGGCTGCACAAGCGCATTTTCGGAAACTTTTAGATACACAAGAAGAAGGCACCAATATTCGTATTTTTGTTGTGAATCCTGGTACGCCGGGAGCAGAATGTGGCGTGTCTTATTGCCCGCTAAATTCAGTTGAAGCGACTGATACTGAAATGAAGTACGATACGTTTTCTGCATTTGTAGATGAAATCAGCTTACCGTTTTTAGAAGATGCGGAAATTGATTATGTAACCGAAGAGCTTGGTGCTCAACTGACTTTAAAAGCACCTAACGCCAAAATGCGTAAAGTTGCAGATGATGCGCCTTTAATTGAGCGCGTAGAGTATGTGATCCAAACACAAATCAACCCACAATTAGCCAGCCATGGCGGTAAAATCACGTTAATTGAAATTACTGATGATGGTTATGCTGTTCTACAATTCGGTGGTGGCTGTAACGGTTGTTCAATGGTGGATGTCACCTTAAAAGATGGTGTAGAGAAACAGTTAGTTTCGCTCTTCCCGAATGAATTAAAAGGTGCAAGAGACGTAACAGAACACCAACGTGGTGAACATTCTTATTATTAA
- a CDS encoding YifB family Mg chelatase-like AAA ATPase — translation MSLAIVYSRASMGVQAPLVTIEVHLSNGKPGFTLVGLPEKTVKEAQDRVRSALMNAQFKYPAKRITVNLAPADLPKEGGRFDLPIAIGILAASDQLDGSRLKQFEFVGELALTGELRGVHGVIPAILAAQKAKRAPIIAYQNANEASLVSEQETYFAKNLLEVVQFLNNQEKLPLASLFAQESAVGFSAKNHLDLTDIIGQQHAKRALTIAAAGQHNLLFLGPPGTGKTMLASRLTALLPEMTDLEAIETASVTSLVQNELNFHNWKQRPFRAPHHSASLPALVGGGTIPKPGEISLAHNGVLFLDELPEFERKVLDALRQPLESGEIIISRANAKIQFPARFQLVAAMNPSPTGHYTGTHNRTSPQQVMRYLNRLSGPFLDRFDLSIEVPLLPQGSLQNTGDRGETSQQVREKVLKVREIQLARAGKINAYLSSKEIERDCKLQDKDALFLENALNKLGLSVRAYHRILKVSRTIADLNGEKEIQQPHLAEALGYRAMDRLLQKLSAA, via the coding sequence ATGTCTCTTGCCATTGTTTATAGCCGTGCCTCAATGGGTGTACAAGCCCCTCTTGTTACCATTGAGGTACATTTAAGTAATGGGAAGCCTGGATTTACCTTAGTTGGTCTCCCCGAAAAAACCGTAAAAGAAGCGCAAGATCGGGTCAGAAGTGCATTAATGAATGCCCAGTTCAAATATCCTGCTAAACGCATCACCGTCAACCTTGCACCAGCCGATTTACCCAAAGAAGGGGGACGATTTGATTTACCCATTGCGATAGGTATCTTGGCTGCATCAGATCAACTCGACGGTAGCCGTTTAAAACAATTTGAATTCGTTGGCGAACTCGCATTAACAGGTGAATTACGTGGCGTACACGGTGTCATTCCTGCCATTTTAGCGGCACAAAAAGCGAAACGAGCCCCCATTATCGCTTATCAAAATGCCAATGAGGCTTCGCTTGTTTCAGAACAAGAGACTTATTTTGCTAAAAACCTTTTGGAAGTCGTGCAATTCTTAAATAATCAAGAAAAATTACCTTTGGCCTCATTATTCGCACAAGAAAGTGCGGTCGGATTTTCAGCTAAAAATCACTTAGATTTGACCGATATTATTGGTCAGCAACATGCTAAACGAGCACTAACAATAGCTGCCGCAGGTCAGCATAATCTCCTCTTTTTAGGTCCACCCGGTACGGGTAAAACCATGTTGGCAAGTCGTCTCACGGCATTGCTCCCTGAAATGACGGACTTAGAAGCGATTGAAACAGCTTCAGTTACGAGCTTAGTCCAAAATGAGTTAAATTTTCACAATTGGAAACAACGTCCATTTCGAGCGCCACATCATAGCGCCTCTTTGCCTGCCTTAGTTGGCGGAGGAACCATTCCAAAACCAGGCGAAATATCGCTCGCACATAACGGCGTACTTTTTCTTGATGAATTGCCTGAATTTGAGCGTAAAGTGCTTGATGCACTTCGCCAACCATTAGAAAGTGGAGAAATTATTATTTCGCGTGCCAATGCTAAAATCCAATTTCCTGCTCGCTTTCAATTAGTTGCGGCAATGAATCCTAGTCCAACGGGGCATTATACTGGAACACATAATCGTACCTCGCCACAACAAGTGATGCGTTATTTAAACCGCCTTTCAGGGCCGTTTTTAGATCGTTTTGATTTATCTATTGAAGTACCTCTTCTACCACAAGGTAGTTTACAAAATACGGGAGATAGAGGCGAAACAAGCCAACAAGTACGAGAAAAAGTCTTAAAAGTAAGGGAAATCCAGCTTGCTCGAGCCGGTAAAATCAATGCGTATCTTTCAAGCAAAGAAATTGAACGGGACTGTAAATTACAGGATAAAGATGCGCTATTTCTAGAGAATGCTTTAAATAAACTCGGGCTTTCAGTGAGAGCCTACCATCGGATTTTAAAAGTCTCACGTACAATTGCCGATTTAAATGGCGAAAAAGAAATACAACAACCTCATTTAGCAGAAGCGCTAGGATATCGAGCGATGGATCGGTTGTTACAGAAATTATCTGCTGCTTAA
- the yihA gene encoding ribosome biogenesis GTP-binding protein YihA/YsxC, with protein sequence MSEIKLNYHKTHFLTSAPNIRSIPEDTGIEIAFAGRSNAGKSTALNALTNQKSLARTSKTPGRTQLINLFEVEPNCKLVDLPGYGYAAVPEKMKIEWQKSLGEYLQKRECLGGLVVLMDIRHPLKDLDQQMIEWAVSADLPVMLLLTKADKLSQSARSKQVKMVREAILPFQGDIQVEAFSAQNKIGIDKLAAKLDSWFAPLFS encoded by the coding sequence ATGTCTGAAATTAAACTGAATTATCATAAAACACATTTTCTTACGAGCGCCCCCAATATTCGTTCCATCCCAGAAGATACAGGGATTGAAATTGCTTTTGCTGGACGTTCAAATGCCGGAAAATCAACCGCACTTAATGCATTAACCAATCAAAAAAGCTTAGCCAGAACTTCTAAAACACCAGGTCGTACGCAGCTCATCAACCTGTTTGAGGTTGAGCCGAATTGTAAACTAGTGGATTTACCTGGCTATGGCTATGCTGCCGTTCCTGAAAAAATGAAAATTGAATGGCAAAAATCCCTCGGAGAATATTTGCAAAAGCGTGAATGTTTAGGCGGACTTGTTGTTCTGATGGATATTCGCCATCCTTTAAAAGATCTCGATCAACAAATGATCGAATGGGCTGTTTCTGCTGATTTACCAGTTATGTTACTTTTAACTAAAGCGGATAAACTCAGCCAAAGTGCGCGTAGCAAACAAGTCAAAATGGTGCGTGAAGCGATTTTACCCTTCCAAGGTGATATTCAAGTCGAAGCCTTTTCTGCACAAAATAAAATTGGTATTGATAAATTAGCGGCCAAATTAGATAGTTGGTTTGCCCCACTTTTCTCGTAG
- a CDS encoding VirK/YbjX family protein yields the protein MESQENQYRWPKAEAIYPDRPGRSYALKRLRYRLRSFLHQGSIVHFEQFVNQHPFLVTLLNEHADYSYPLVYRFLDKRFNSKQRFQAICDNLLFLPEKLTALSAPIYKTPLSFGEVIPDFEMTLSMTTHQPMEGYWVLELWHKPRNELVYLLTFAKLDEALLISVVQGPNFEDSKEMVKQLTKTCHGLRPAYLMVETMKVLTKALGFKTLLGIPQKYQNKSRFIQSSHYVVDYDAIFAESGGQLKDYWELPLEIDRNLDDVPSKKRSMYRKRYAMLDDLAKIIEEKLEL from the coding sequence ATGGAATCTCAAGAGAATCAATATCGCTGGCCAAAAGCGGAAGCCATTTATCCCGATAGACCAGGGCGCTCTTATGCGCTTAAGCGCCTACGTTATCGTCTTCGATCTTTTTTACATCAAGGCTCAATTGTTCACTTTGAGCAATTTGTTAATCAGCATCCCTTTCTCGTCACATTATTAAATGAACATGCGGATTATAGTTATCCATTAGTTTATCGTTTTTTAGATAAACGTTTTAATAGCAAACAGCGTTTCCAAGCTATCTGCGACAATCTACTTTTTTTACCTGAAAAATTGACCGCACTTTCAGCACCTATTTATAAAACGCCGTTAAGTTTTGGTGAAGTGATTCCTGATTTCGAGATGACATTATCGATGACCACACACCAACCGATGGAAGGTTATTGGGTGCTGGAGTTATGGCATAAACCACGTAATGAATTAGTGTATTTACTTACTTTTGCCAAACTTGATGAGGCATTACTTATTTCTGTGGTGCAGGGGCCTAATTTTGAAGATTCCAAAGAGATGGTGAAGCAACTGACAAAAACTTGCCATGGTTTACGCCCTGCTTATTTAATGGTGGAAACGATGAAAGTATTGACGAAAGCGTTGGGTTTCAAGACGTTATTGGGCATTCCACAAAAATATCAAAATAAATCACGTTTTATTCAAAGCTCTCATTATGTTGTAGATTATGATGCGATTTTTGCTGAATCAGGCGGACAGTTGAAAGACTATTGGGAATTACCTTTAGAAATAGATAGAAATCTTGATGATGTGCCGAGTAAAAAGCGCTCCATGTATCGTAAGCGTTATGCGATGCTAGATGATTTGGCTAAAATAATCGAAGAAAAATTAGAATTGTAA
- the oppF gene encoding murein tripeptide/oligopeptide ABC transporter ATP binding protein OppF: MTISNNKELLLEVNHLGVSFKIKNDKSLFFAKPQTLKAVKDVSFKLYEGETLGVVGESGCGKSTLARAIIGLVEASEGEILWLGKNLRKQSAKQWKDTRKDIQMIFQDPLASLNPRMNIGEIIAEPLKIYQPHLSAAEVKEKVQAMMLKVGLLPNLINRYPHEFSGGQCQRIGIARALIIEPKMIICDEPVSALDVSIQAQVVNLLKSLQKEMGLSLIFIAHDLAVVKHISDRVLVMYLGNAMELGSDEEVYNNTKHPYTKALMSAVPIPDPKLERNKSIELLEGELPSPINPPSGCVFRTRCLKADENCAKQKPPFTSQNNSHFVACLKVL; the protein is encoded by the coding sequence ATGACAATTTCAAATAACAAAGAATTACTCCTTGAAGTCAATCACTTAGGCGTTAGTTTTAAAATTAAAAACGATAAATCCCTTTTCTTCGCCAAACCTCAAACCTTAAAAGCGGTAAAGGATGTTTCCTTTAAGCTTTATGAAGGTGAAACCCTCGGTGTAGTAGGTGAATCGGGCTGTGGTAAATCCACGCTTGCACGTGCCATCATCGGCTTAGTCGAAGCGAGTGAAGGAGAGATCTTGTGGCTTGGTAAAAATTTACGAAAACAATCAGCTAAACAATGGAAAGATACTCGCAAAGATATCCAAATGATTTTCCAAGACCCACTCGCTTCTCTCAACCCGCGAATGAACATTGGCGAAATCATTGCCGAACCATTAAAGATCTACCAACCGCACTTAAGTGCCGCTGAAGTGAAAGAAAAAGTACAAGCCATGATGTTGAAAGTCGGGCTTTTACCGAACTTGATTAACCGCTATCCGCATGAATTTTCTGGTGGTCAATGCCAGCGTATCGGTATTGCGCGCGCGTTAATTATTGAGCCGAAAATGATCATTTGTGATGAGCCCGTTTCTGCGTTAGATGTGTCGATTCAGGCTCAAGTGGTGAATTTATTGAAATCCCTACAAAAAGAAATGGGGCTTTCCTTAATTTTCATCGCTCATGATTTGGCGGTGGTAAAACACATTTCTGACCGCGTATTAGTCATGTATTTAGGCAATGCCATGGAATTAGGCAGCGATGAGGAAGTGTACAACAACACTAAACATCCTTATACCAAAGCCTTAATGTCTGCTGTTCCGATTCCCGATCCGAAATTGGAACGCAATAAATCCATCGAATTACTTGAAGGCGAGCTACCTTCACCAATTAATCCACCGTCTGGTTGTGTGTTCCGAACTCGCTGCCTGAAAGCTGATGAAAATTGTGCGAAACAAAAACCACCTTTCACCAGCCAAAACAACAGCCATTTTGTGGCTTGCTTGAAAGTCTTATAA
- a CDS encoding ABC transporter ATP-binding protein, which yields MNPLLDVKNLYVRFKTPDGTVTAVNDLNFTLNAGSTLGIVGESGSGKSQTAFALMGLLAANGTVEGSAIFEGKELVNLPKDELNKIRAEQISMIFQDPMTSLNPYMKIGEQLMEVLQLHKGYDKQTAFAESVKMLDAVKMPEAKKRMGMYPHEFSGGMRQRVMIAMALLCRPKLLIADEPTTALDVTVQAQIMTLLNELKREFNTAIIMITHDLGVVAGICDQVMVMYAGRTMEYGTAEQIFYHPTHPYSIGLMDAIPRLDGNEEHLVTIPGNPPNLLHLPKGCPFSPRCQFATEQCQTAPKLTAFNESQLRNCWLPVEKFTL from the coding sequence ATGAATCCTTTATTAGATGTAAAAAATCTCTACGTTCGCTTCAAAACACCCGATGGTACCGTCACTGCGGTGAATGATTTAAACTTTACACTTAATGCGGGAAGCACGCTCGGCATCGTGGGTGAAAGTGGTTCAGGCAAATCACAAACTGCCTTTGCCTTAATGGGCTTATTGGCGGCCAATGGTACAGTGGAAGGTTCCGCCATCTTTGAAGGTAAAGAATTAGTTAATTTACCGAAGGATGAATTGAATAAAATCCGTGCCGAGCAAATTTCCATGATTTTCCAAGACCCGATGACCTCTCTCAACCCTTACATGAAAATCGGTGAACAGCTCATGGAAGTTCTACAGTTACACAAAGGTTATGATAAACAAACTGCCTTTGCTGAATCCGTGAAAATGCTGGATGCGGTCAAAATGCCGGAAGCGAAAAAACGCATGGGCATGTATCCACACGAGTTTTCAGGCGGTATGCGTCAACGGGTGATGATTGCGATGGCCTTATTATGCCGTCCAAAACTACTCATTGCCGATGAGCCCACCACCGCTTTGGATGTGACCGTTCAAGCGCAAATCATGACTTTGTTAAATGAGTTAAAACGTGAGTTTAATACCGCGATTATTATGATTACCCATGATCTTGGTGTCGTGGCAGGTATTTGCGATCAAGTGATGGTGATGTATGCCGGACGAACCATGGAATACGGCACAGCAGAGCAAATTTTCTATCATCCAACTCATCCCTATTCTATTGGCTTAATGGATGCGATTCCTCGCTTAGATGGCAATGAAGAACACTTGGTCACCATTCCAGGCAATCCACCAAATTTATTGCATTTGCCAAAAGGTTGTCCATTCTCACCTCGTTGCCAATTTGCTACCGAACAATGCCAAACTGCGCCTAAACTGACCGCATTTAATGAAAGTCAATTACGCAATTGTTGGTTACCCGTGGAGAAATTTACCCTATGA
- the oppC gene encoding oligopeptide ABC transporter permease OppC, translating into MTDYRTQPINQKNADFVEHVADRIEEMQLEGRSLWQDAKRRFFRNKAAVASLIILAFIIVFITVAPWFFPFTYEDTDWNMMSSPPTMEGYHFFGTDASGRDLLVRTAIGGRISLLVGIAGAFISVTIGTIYGAISGYVGGKTDMLMMRFLEILSSFPFMFFVILLVTLFGQNIFLIFIAIGAIAWLGLARIVRGQTLSLKNKEFVEAAIVCGVPRRQIIFKHIIPNVLGLVAVYASLEVPGLILFESFLSFLGLGTQEPMSSWGALLSDGAAQMEVSPWLLIFPAFFLCLTLFCFNFIGDGLRDALDPKDR; encoded by the coding sequence ATGACAGATTATCGTACTCAGCCGATTAATCAGAAAAATGCGGATTTTGTGGAACACGTGGCTGACCGTATTGAAGAAATGCAACTGGAAGGCCGCAGTCTATGGCAAGATGCGAAACGCCGTTTTTTCCGCAACAAAGCGGCCGTTGCCAGTCTGATTATTCTAGCGTTTATTATTGTTTTTATTACCGTAGCACCTTGGTTCTTCCCCTTTACCTATGAAGATACCGATTGGAATATGATGAGCTCTCCACCAACAATGGAAGGCTATCACTTCTTCGGTACGGATGCTTCTGGTCGAGACTTACTGGTACGTACCGCTATTGGTGGACGTATTTCATTATTGGTCGGTATTGCTGGTGCTTTCATTTCTGTGACTATCGGCACAATTTATGGTGCGATTTCCGGCTATGTAGGCGGTAAAACGGATATGTTGATGATGCGCTTTTTGGAAATTCTTAGCTCATTTCCATTTATGTTCTTCGTCATTTTATTAGTAACCCTTTTTGGCCAAAACATTTTCTTAATTTTCATCGCAATTGGTGCCATTGCTTGGCTTGGTCTTGCTCGTATTGTACGTGGTCAAACCCTTAGTTTGAAAAATAAAGAATTCGTCGAAGCCGCCATCGTTTGTGGCGTGCCACGTCGCCAAATCATTTTCAAACACATTATTCCGAACGTATTGGGCTTAGTAGCAGTGTATGCTTCACTCGAAGTGCCAGGACTTATTCTTTTCGAATCATTCTTAAGTTTCTTAGGCTTAGGAACACAAGAGCCGATGAGTAGCTGGGGTGCGCTATTAAGTGATGGAGCAGCACAAATGGAAGTCTCGCCTTGGCTATTAATTTTCCCGGCATTTTTCCTTTGTCTCACACTGTTTTGTTTTAACTTTATCGGTGACGGGTTGCGTGATGCACTCGATCCAAAAGATAGATAG